A part of Apostichopus japonicus isolate 1M-3 chromosome 10, ASM3797524v1, whole genome shotgun sequence genomic DNA contains:
- the LOC139974915 gene encoding bone morphogenetic protein 1-like: protein MPSDRYRDVTIPGSRRPRSVSNSPVIAVQHMGIFLSVKHRLLPKSRPTPVSPCHPQLCLHYGVALDYAMCLAAVAMWTACDHPKPCRTSSCKIMLWTGLLILAGELVVGGFSIALTNEGLSKLAENRTGEEAELQATSELTPSCFRAPFTFHPEYSGISDDTTTNNKEVHGRNFSHSDSLSRDNNQRYREYRVFRHVTKQVQRAPYDKTSSSRASRRTRRRRGATAQTGSLWSNGIIAYTIDHKFKNTTKDMILQAMRHWEKHTTSCLQFVERDQQEDYAFFTKGIGCCSSIGRNGGMQMVIIGYGCETFGTILHEIGHLVGFWHEQNRPDRDNYVTILPDNIIQSELHNFNKVSDDTVDSFDQPYDYNSIMHYGARVFGVNSKPTIQSKASQPLGQQIGLSVGDIVQTRILYRCTSISDCGGTIFQNQGFVMSPGFPHPYTTNQTCDWSVGVDTGHAMRIEFYHINMPVGTKGVKCHDTLVEVREGYGILAPQIALYCGYRKPRPLILDSGKLWLRFRSSSHRNHRMNGFLLRFQSVSPPRVMTSLQGAIKNLNYPLPLPPESNQVWVITIREGLFVLLKVLNLDIAVSTRTGCHGDYLLILDGPHSYSDVITKLCQRQSHVGLVSSGQDLRIELHSEPFGAADGQHTSLQAYYKARDVNECLVNNGGCAHACKNIFGSRLCGCRYGYKSIAFSNCEDIDECDNHNAGCAGICVNTEGSFYCACPEGYQLAPGNKTHCIDEDECSDPSKNNCEQVCVNIQGGHQCSCEEGFLLDEDGISCEMLFNCSRNFTHEYAGVIQSPIIPDNIRTSVNCFWNIITYKDLTLTLRFLFRDWTPTLGCANYIHVTANQGAIRMREESFQICSGVLELADYHSDSDLLEMQFHSEWPHGSNFTLEYYTREHVIDWSKQCGGTLKGSGVLQSPGYPKFYPPNTKCLWQAVGAVKLKFHLFDLEREEGCLYDYLEVRDGEGVIGTNIRRFCGRKSPPEVLLTKTGSLFIEFRSDSSIQGRGFVAEFHTETI from the exons ATGCCTTCTGATCGTTACCGTGACGTTACGATACCAGGTTCTCGTCGCCCCCGCAGTGTTAGTAACTCACCTGTCATCGCTGTACAGCATATGGGGATATTTCTCTCTGTCAAGCATCGTCTGCTTCCAAAGTCACGACCAACACCTGTCTCACCCTGTCATCCACAGTTATGCCTTCACTACGGTGTTGCCCTTGACTATGCCATGTGCTTGGCAGCAGTGGCAATGTGGACCGCCTGCGACCATCCGAAACCCTGCCGGACTAGCAGTTGCAAAATAATGCTTTGGACCGGGTTACTCATTCTAGCTGGCGAGTTGGTCGTTGGTGGGTTTTCTATCGCTCTTACCAATGAAGGTCTGAGCAAACTGGCAGAAAACCGTACAGGCGAAGAAGCCGAGCTACAGGCAACCTCTGAGCTTACTCCCTCCTGTTTTAGAG CACCATTTACTTTTCATCCAGAATACTCGGGTATTAGTGATGATACAACAACTAACAATAAAGAGGTTCATGGCAGGAACTTCTCCCACTCAGACAGTCTAAGCAGAGATAATAATCAAAGATACCGCGAGTATCGTGTTTTTCGTCATGTGACTAAACAGGTGCAACGAGCTCCTTACGACAAGACTAGTAGTAGCAGGGCGAGTAGACGGACGAGGAGGAGGCGTGGTGCCACGGCACAAACAGGGAGTCTATGGTCCAATGGTATCATAGCTTACACAATAGACCATAAGTTTAAGA ATACAACGAAGGATATGATACTGCAGGCAATGCGTCACTGGGAGAAGCACACTACATCCTGCCTTCAGTTTGTGGAGCGAGATCAGCAAGAAGATTATGCATTTTTCACCAAAGGAATCGG ATGCTGCTCTTCAATTGGGAGAAATGGTGGAATGCAGATGGTTATAATAGGGTATGGATGTGAGACGTTTGGAACTATTCTCCATGAAATAGGACATCTGGTTGGGTTTTGGCACGAGCAGAATAGGCCGGATCGAGACAACTACGTCACCATTCTGCCAGACAATATCATCCAATCAGAACTTCACAACTTTAACAAAGTTTCTGATGACACG GTAGACAGCTTCGACCAACCATATGACTATAATTCTATTATGCATTATGGGGCTCGTGTGTTCGGTGTTAACAGTAAACCAACAATACAAAGCAAGGCTTCTCAGCCCTTAGGCCAGCAGATAGGCCTCAGTGTGGGAGATATTGTACAGACGAGAATATTGTACAGATGTACAAGCATATCAG ATTGTGGTGGTACAATTTTTCAAAATCAGGGCTTTGTGATGTCACCGGGATTTCCCCATCCGTACACAACGAACCAGACTTGTGATTGGTCAGTTGGTGTGGATACAGGGCATGCAATGCGTATTGAGTTTTATCATATAAATATGCCAG TTGGGACAAAAGGTGTTAAATGTCACGATACACTGGTAGAGGTTAGAGAGGGGTATGGTATACTTGCGCCACAAATAGCCCTCTACTGCGGATATAGAAAACCAAGGCCCTTAATTCTTGATAGCGGGAAACTGTGGCTGCGTTTTCGTTCCAGTTCCCATAGAAACCATCGAATGAATGGTTTTTTGCTTCGATTTCAATCGGTGT CTCCGCCTcgtgtgatgacgtcattacaGGGAGCAATCAAGAACTTAAACTACCCATTGCCTTTGCCACCTGAGTCCAATCAAGTTTGGGTCATTACAATACGGGAAGGGTTATTTGTTCTCCTGAAGGTCCTGAACCTAGACATCGCTG TGTCGACAAGAACTGGTTGCCATGGCGATTATCTTCTTATTCTGGACGGACCACACAGTTACTCTGATGTCATCACTAAACTCTGCCAACGTCAAAGTCACGTGGGTCTTGTCTCTTCCGGCCAGGATTTAAGAATAGAGTTACATTCGGAACCATTCGGAGCTGCAGATGGTCAACACACGAGTCTCCAAGCATATTATAAAGCTAGAG ATGTCAATGAATGTCTCGTCAATAATGGAGGCTGTGCTCATGCCTGCAAGAACATATTTGGGTCCCGTCTCTGTGGATGCAGATACGGTTACAAGTCCATCGCCTTCTCTAACTGCGAAG ATATCGACGAATGTGATAATCATAACGCAGGCTGTGCAGGTATCTGCGTGAACACAGAAGGGTCTTTCTATTGCGCATGTCCAGAAGGTTACCAGCTTGCACCCGGCAATAAAACTCACTGCATAG ATGAGGACGAATGCAGTGATCCGTCTAAGAACAATTGTGAACAAGTCTGCGTTAATATTCAGGGCGGTCATCAATGCAGCTGTGAGGAGGGTTTCCTCCTGGATGAAGATGGGATCAGCTGTGAAA TGCTCTTCAACTGTTCACGAAATTTTACCCATGAGTACGCAGGTGTAATACAATCACCGATTATCCCAGATAATATCCGGACTTCGGTTAACTGCTTTTGGAATATAATCACCTACAAGGACTTGACTTTAACCCTGAG GTTTCTATTCAGAGACTGGACGCCAACTCTAGGATGCGCAAACTATATACATGTAACAGCTAATCAAGGTGCAATACGCATGCGTGAAGAGTCATTTCAGATATGCTCTGGCGTGTTGGAGTTAGCAGACTATCATTCGGATTCGGATTTACTGGAGATGCAGTTTCATTCTGAGTGGCCACACGGCAGCAACTTCACACTGGAATATTACACACGAGAACACGTTATTGATTGGTCGAAACAATGCGGAGGCACGCTAAAAG GATCAGGTGTCTTACAATCTCCAGGATACCCGAAGTTCTACCCGCCAAATACCAAATGTCTATGGCAGGCCGTTGGTGCAGTCAAGTTGAAATTTCATCTGTTTGATCTAGAGAGGGAGGAGGGTTGTCTCTATGACTACCTTGAAGTGAGGGACGGAGAGGGCGTCATCGGAACAAATATCAGGAG
- the LOC139975327 gene encoding cysteine protease ATG4B-like isoform X3, translated as MTAGWYKSFSLLEKACVTYESINSVVVEPFPPQNAGPMWILGRQFDCTRDQHQIKEFVHSRLWITYRKNFSPIGGVGPNTDQGWGCMLRCGQMMLAQALICRHLGKDWVWNKHNPDEDYIKVLKMFLDKKDSSYSIHQIAQMGVSEGKDVGHWYGPNTVAQVLKKLAAFDRWSNIAVHVALDNTVVKEDIRALCRTAVQGNKPSFHKPRSEHVFQEQGANGPLYLAASESSSSSWKPLVLFIPLRLGLNEINNVYINRLTNCFKLPQSLGVIGGKPNHAHYFIGVHDKNLVFLDPHTTQPTVDFDQWGHIADESYHCASVSTMLISSLDPSIALGFYCRTEAEFEDWCHRIQCVISEKEFSPMFEVTETRPIHWPPFHESGETEESFEITEFDYPREDEDSDGFEHV; from the exons CCTGTGTAACCTATGAAAGCATCAACAGTGTTGTGGTGGAACCATTTCCTCCACAAAATGCTGGCCCTATGTGGATTCTTGGGAGACAATTTGACTGCACAAGAGATCAACATCAAATAAAAGAGTTTGTTCACTCAAGACTCTGGATAACTTACAGAAAGAACTTCTCACCAATAG GTGGAGTTGGGCCAAACACAGACCAGGGTTGGGGATGTATGCTAAGATGTGGTCAAATGATGCTGGCACAAGCTCTTATATGCAGACATTTAGGGAAAG atTGGGTGTGGAACAAACACAATCCAGATGAAGATTATATTAAAGTTTTAAAGATGTTTCTGGACAAAAAAGACAGCTCTTATTCAATCCATCAGATTG caCAAATGGGTGTCAGTGAGGGTAAAGATGTGGGCCACTGGTATGGTCCAAACACAGTAGCACAAGTTTTGAAGAAGCTAGCAGCCTTTGATCGCTGGAGTAACATCGCTGTGCATGTAGCATTAGACAACACAGTGGTCAAAGAAGATATCA GAGCTCTTTGTCGTACAGCTGTCCAGGGGAATAAACCCTCGTTCCACAAGCCCAGATCAGAACACGTCTTTCAGGAGCAGGGAGCAAACGGTCCTCTCTACCTTGCCGCATCAGAATCGTCTTCGTCGTCATGGAAACCTCTAGTACTATTCATTCCTCTCAGACTGGGACTCAATGAGATAAACAATGTATACATCAATAGGTTAACAAACTGTTTTAAACTGCCACAATCCTTAGGAGTCATAGGAGGCAAACCGAACCATGCCCACTATTTCATTGGCGTTCACG ATAAAAACCTTGTTTTCCTGGATCCTCACACGACACAGCCGACGGTGGACTTTGATCAGTGGGGCCATATAGCAGACGAGAGCTACCACTGTGCATCTGTCAGTACCATGCTCATATCTAGTCTAGATCCATCCATAGCCTTG GGATTTTACTGCCGGACAGAAGCTGAATTTGAAGATTGGTGTCATAGAATACAATGT GTTATTAGTGAGAAGGAATTCAGTCCTATGTTTGAGGTGACAGAGACCAGACCCATCCACTGGCCACCATTTCATGAGTCTGGAGAAACAGAAGAGTCCTTTG AAATAACCGAATTTGATTATCCAAGAGAAGATGAAGATTCTGATGGTTTTGAACATGTTTGA
- the LOC139975327 gene encoding cysteine protease ATG4B-like isoform X4, translating to MTAACVTYESINSVVVEPFPPQNAGPMWILGRQFDCTRDQHQIKEFVHSRLWITYRKNFSPIGGVGPNTDQGWGCMLRCGQMMLAQALICRHLGKDWVWNKHNPDEDYIKVLKMFLDKKDSSYSIHQIAQMGVSEGKDVGHWYGPNTVAQVLKKLAAFDRWSNIAVHVALDNTVVKEDIRALCRTAVQGNKPSFHKPRSEHVFQEQGANGPLYLAASESSSSSWKPLVLFIPLRLGLNEINNVYINRLTNCFKLPQSLGVIGGKPNHAHYFIGVHDKNLVFLDPHTTQPTVDFDQWGHIADESYHCASVSTMLISSLDPSIALGFYCRTEAEFEDWCHRIQCVISEKEFSPMFEVTETRPIHWPPFHESGETEESFEITEFDYPREDEDSDGFEHV from the exons CCTGTGTAACCTATGAAAGCATCAACAGTGTTGTGGTGGAACCATTTCCTCCACAAAATGCTGGCCCTATGTGGATTCTTGGGAGACAATTTGACTGCACAAGAGATCAACATCAAATAAAAGAGTTTGTTCACTCAAGACTCTGGATAACTTACAGAAAGAACTTCTCACCAATAG GTGGAGTTGGGCCAAACACAGACCAGGGTTGGGGATGTATGCTAAGATGTGGTCAAATGATGCTGGCACAAGCTCTTATATGCAGACATTTAGGGAAAG atTGGGTGTGGAACAAACACAATCCAGATGAAGATTATATTAAAGTTTTAAAGATGTTTCTGGACAAAAAAGACAGCTCTTATTCAATCCATCAGATTG caCAAATGGGTGTCAGTGAGGGTAAAGATGTGGGCCACTGGTATGGTCCAAACACAGTAGCACAAGTTTTGAAGAAGCTAGCAGCCTTTGATCGCTGGAGTAACATCGCTGTGCATGTAGCATTAGACAACACAGTGGTCAAAGAAGATATCA GAGCTCTTTGTCGTACAGCTGTCCAGGGGAATAAACCCTCGTTCCACAAGCCCAGATCAGAACACGTCTTTCAGGAGCAGGGAGCAAACGGTCCTCTCTACCTTGCCGCATCAGAATCGTCTTCGTCGTCATGGAAACCTCTAGTACTATTCATTCCTCTCAGACTGGGACTCAATGAGATAAACAATGTATACATCAATAGGTTAACAAACTGTTTTAAACTGCCACAATCCTTAGGAGTCATAGGAGGCAAACCGAACCATGCCCACTATTTCATTGGCGTTCACG ATAAAAACCTTGTTTTCCTGGATCCTCACACGACACAGCCGACGGTGGACTTTGATCAGTGGGGCCATATAGCAGACGAGAGCTACCACTGTGCATCTGTCAGTACCATGCTCATATCTAGTCTAGATCCATCCATAGCCTTG GGATTTTACTGCCGGACAGAAGCTGAATTTGAAGATTGGTGTCATAGAATACAATGT GTTATTAGTGAGAAGGAATTCAGTCCTATGTTTGAGGTGACAGAGACCAGACCCATCCACTGGCCACCATTTCATGAGTCTGGAGAAACAGAAGAGTCCTTTG AAATAACCGAATTTGATTATCCAAGAGAAGATGAAGATTCTGATGGTTTTGAACATGTTTGA
- the LOC139975327 gene encoding cysteine protease ATG4B-like isoform X2 has protein sequence MESFNSLSSSTESGDFIACVTYESINSVVVEPFPPQNAGPMWILGRQFDCTRDQHQIKEFVHSRLWITYRKNFSPIGGVGPNTDQGWGCMLRCGQMMLAQALICRHLGKDWVWNKHNPDEDYIKVLKMFLDKKDSSYSIHQIAQMGVSEGKDVGHWYGPNTVAQVLKKLAAFDRWSNIAVHVALDNTVVKEDIRALCRTAVQGNKPSFHKPRSEHVFQEQGANGPLYLAASESSSSSWKPLVLFIPLRLGLNEINNVYINRLTNCFKLPQSLGVIGGKPNHAHYFIGVHDKNLVFLDPHTTQPTVDFDQWGHIADESYHCASVSTMLISSLDPSIALGFYCRTEAEFEDWCHRIQCVISEKEFSPMFEVTETRPIHWPPFHESGETEESFEITEFDYPREDEDSDGFEHV, from the exons ATGGAATCATTCAACAGTTTATCATCATCAACGGAATCAGGAGACTTCATAG CCTGTGTAACCTATGAAAGCATCAACAGTGTTGTGGTGGAACCATTTCCTCCACAAAATGCTGGCCCTATGTGGATTCTTGGGAGACAATTTGACTGCACAAGAGATCAACATCAAATAAAAGAGTTTGTTCACTCAAGACTCTGGATAACTTACAGAAAGAACTTCTCACCAATAG GTGGAGTTGGGCCAAACACAGACCAGGGTTGGGGATGTATGCTAAGATGTGGTCAAATGATGCTGGCACAAGCTCTTATATGCAGACATTTAGGGAAAG atTGGGTGTGGAACAAACACAATCCAGATGAAGATTATATTAAAGTTTTAAAGATGTTTCTGGACAAAAAAGACAGCTCTTATTCAATCCATCAGATTG caCAAATGGGTGTCAGTGAGGGTAAAGATGTGGGCCACTGGTATGGTCCAAACACAGTAGCACAAGTTTTGAAGAAGCTAGCAGCCTTTGATCGCTGGAGTAACATCGCTGTGCATGTAGCATTAGACAACACAGTGGTCAAAGAAGATATCA GAGCTCTTTGTCGTACAGCTGTCCAGGGGAATAAACCCTCGTTCCACAAGCCCAGATCAGAACACGTCTTTCAGGAGCAGGGAGCAAACGGTCCTCTCTACCTTGCCGCATCAGAATCGTCTTCGTCGTCATGGAAACCTCTAGTACTATTCATTCCTCTCAGACTGGGACTCAATGAGATAAACAATGTATACATCAATAGGTTAACAAACTGTTTTAAACTGCCACAATCCTTAGGAGTCATAGGAGGCAAACCGAACCATGCCCACTATTTCATTGGCGTTCACG ATAAAAACCTTGTTTTCCTGGATCCTCACACGACACAGCCGACGGTGGACTTTGATCAGTGGGGCCATATAGCAGACGAGAGCTACCACTGTGCATCTGTCAGTACCATGCTCATATCTAGTCTAGATCCATCCATAGCCTTG GGATTTTACTGCCGGACAGAAGCTGAATTTGAAGATTGGTGTCATAGAATACAATGT GTTATTAGTGAGAAGGAATTCAGTCCTATGTTTGAGGTGACAGAGACCAGACCCATCCACTGGCCACCATTTCATGAGTCTGGAGAAACAGAAGAGTCCTTTG AAATAACCGAATTTGATTATCCAAGAGAAGATGAAGATTCTGATGGTTTTGAACATGTTTGA
- the LOC139975327 gene encoding cysteine protease ATG4B-like isoform X1 produces MVMPGPHFHWIFNCASEVKYWKFSSWACVTYESINSVVVEPFPPQNAGPMWILGRQFDCTRDQHQIKEFVHSRLWITYRKNFSPIGGVGPNTDQGWGCMLRCGQMMLAQALICRHLGKDWVWNKHNPDEDYIKVLKMFLDKKDSSYSIHQIAQMGVSEGKDVGHWYGPNTVAQVLKKLAAFDRWSNIAVHVALDNTVVKEDIRALCRTAVQGNKPSFHKPRSEHVFQEQGANGPLYLAASESSSSSWKPLVLFIPLRLGLNEINNVYINRLTNCFKLPQSLGVIGGKPNHAHYFIGVHDKNLVFLDPHTTQPTVDFDQWGHIADESYHCASVSTMLISSLDPSIALGFYCRTEAEFEDWCHRIQCVISEKEFSPMFEVTETRPIHWPPFHESGETEESFEITEFDYPREDEDSDGFEHV; encoded by the exons ATGGTGATGCCTGGGCCACATTTTCATTGGATTTTTAATTGTGCGTCGGAAGTAAAATACTGGAAGTTTTCATCGTGGG CCTGTGTAACCTATGAAAGCATCAACAGTGTTGTGGTGGAACCATTTCCTCCACAAAATGCTGGCCCTATGTGGATTCTTGGGAGACAATTTGACTGCACAAGAGATCAACATCAAATAAAAGAGTTTGTTCACTCAAGACTCTGGATAACTTACAGAAAGAACTTCTCACCAATAG GTGGAGTTGGGCCAAACACAGACCAGGGTTGGGGATGTATGCTAAGATGTGGTCAAATGATGCTGGCACAAGCTCTTATATGCAGACATTTAGGGAAAG atTGGGTGTGGAACAAACACAATCCAGATGAAGATTATATTAAAGTTTTAAAGATGTTTCTGGACAAAAAAGACAGCTCTTATTCAATCCATCAGATTG caCAAATGGGTGTCAGTGAGGGTAAAGATGTGGGCCACTGGTATGGTCCAAACACAGTAGCACAAGTTTTGAAGAAGCTAGCAGCCTTTGATCGCTGGAGTAACATCGCTGTGCATGTAGCATTAGACAACACAGTGGTCAAAGAAGATATCA GAGCTCTTTGTCGTACAGCTGTCCAGGGGAATAAACCCTCGTTCCACAAGCCCAGATCAGAACACGTCTTTCAGGAGCAGGGAGCAAACGGTCCTCTCTACCTTGCCGCATCAGAATCGTCTTCGTCGTCATGGAAACCTCTAGTACTATTCATTCCTCTCAGACTGGGACTCAATGAGATAAACAATGTATACATCAATAGGTTAACAAACTGTTTTAAACTGCCACAATCCTTAGGAGTCATAGGAGGCAAACCGAACCATGCCCACTATTTCATTGGCGTTCACG ATAAAAACCTTGTTTTCCTGGATCCTCACACGACACAGCCGACGGTGGACTTTGATCAGTGGGGCCATATAGCAGACGAGAGCTACCACTGTGCATCTGTCAGTACCATGCTCATATCTAGTCTAGATCCATCCATAGCCTTG GGATTTTACTGCCGGACAGAAGCTGAATTTGAAGATTGGTGTCATAGAATACAATGT GTTATTAGTGAGAAGGAATTCAGTCCTATGTTTGAGGTGACAGAGACCAGACCCATCCACTGGCCACCATTTCATGAGTCTGGAGAAACAGAAGAGTCCTTTG AAATAACCGAATTTGATTATCCAAGAGAAGATGAAGATTCTGATGGTTTTGAACATGTTTGA